From the genome of Candidatus Binatia bacterium, one region includes:
- the rpmF gene encoding 50S ribosomal protein L32 has product MAVPKRRHSSTRGKKRRTNWKLRMPSRSLCSHCSQPKLPHRVCAHCGYYAGEEVIAREGLRAS; this is encoded by the coding sequence ATGGCGGTACCCAAGAGAAGGCACTCGAGCACCCGCGGCAAGAAGCGCCGGACGAACTGGAAGCTTCGCATGCCGTCGCGGTCGCTCTGCTCCCACTGCAGCCAGCCCAAGCTGCCGCACCGGGTCTGCGCGCACTGCGGCTACTACGCCGGCGAAGAGGTGATCGCGCGGGAGGGTCTCCGGGCTTCGTAG
- the fabD gene encoding ACP S-malonyltransferase, translated as MSATDRAGAAFLFPGQGSQSVGMGKALAERYPESRAAFEEADAVLGFGLAKLCFEGPEEELTRTENTQPALLATSVAAFRALEAKGVVPTAAAGHSAGEYAAHVAAGTFSYADGLRLIRARGEAMAHAGDERPGSMAAVLGLTAEQIAEVLRAVGAPRDLAAANYNSPGQVVLSGTPEALARASDEAKRLGAKRVVPLSVSAAFHSPLMEAAARGLAAALDQVAFARPRFPVYANVSAKPVREPEEARATLKEQLLQPVLWEPTMRALIESGTRRFVEVGNGRVLRGLAKSVDRELALFGSQDPDEVEAAAAAGAAASAAPAAPR; from the coding sequence GTGAGCGCGACCGACCGGGCGGGCGCGGCCTTCCTCTTTCCGGGGCAGGGCTCGCAGAGCGTCGGCATGGGGAAGGCGCTGGCCGAGCGCTATCCCGAGTCGCGCGCCGCGTTCGAGGAAGCGGACGCGGTCCTGGGCTTCGGCCTGGCGAAGCTCTGCTTCGAAGGGCCCGAGGAGGAGCTGACCCGGACCGAGAACACGCAGCCGGCGCTGCTCGCCACGAGCGTCGCCGCGTTTCGCGCCCTGGAAGCGAAGGGTGTCGTGCCCACGGCTGCCGCGGGTCACAGCGCGGGAGAGTACGCCGCGCACGTCGCGGCGGGGACCTTCTCCTACGCGGACGGGCTCCGGCTGATCCGGGCTCGCGGCGAGGCGATGGCCCACGCCGGGGACGAGCGTCCCGGATCGATGGCGGCGGTCCTCGGGCTCACGGCGGAGCAGATCGCCGAGGTGCTGCGGGCCGTGGGCGCGCCGCGCGACCTCGCGGCCGCCAACTACAACTCGCCGGGGCAGGTGGTCCTCTCCGGGACGCCCGAAGCGCTGGCCCGGGCGTCCGACGAGGCGAAGCGGCTCGGCGCGAAGCGGGTCGTGCCGCTCTCGGTGAGCGCCGCGTTCCATTCGCCCCTCATGGAGGCGGCGGCGCGCGGCCTGGCCGCGGCCTTGGACCAGGTGGCGTTCGCGCGCCCGCGCTTTCCGGTCTACGCCAACGTCTCGGCGAAGCCGGTGCGCGAGCCCGAGGAGGCGCGCGCGACGCTGAAGGAGCAGCTCCTCCAGCCGGTGCTCTGGGAGCCGACGATGCGCGCGCTCATCGAGAGCGGGACGCGCCGGTTCGTGGAGGTCGGAAACGGGCGGGTGCTGCGCGGCCTGGCGAAGAGCGTCGACCGCGAGCTTGCGCTCTTCGGCTCGCAGGACCCGGACGAAGTGGAAGCGGCCGCCGCGGCGGGCGCCGCGGCTTCCGCCGCGCCGGCGGCGCCCCGATGA
- a CDS encoding DUF177 domain-containing protein: protein MQIDLRELAQGQTHLEMDVTGDSVGLLPTEAVLDAPIHLSLNLDRRFDEIWIRGKAQTTAHQECSRCLVEFPEKLELEFDVFCAKVPASNVQGHPALDEEDGGVHFHDGRTLSIDDEIREAVILGLSMKPLCREDCRGLCPQCGEDRNAGPCRCERAVAQGAAR from the coding sequence ATGCAGATCGACCTGAGAGAGCTGGCCCAGGGCCAGACCCATCTGGAAATGGACGTTACGGGCGATTCCGTCGGGCTCTTGCCGACGGAGGCGGTCCTGGACGCGCCCATCCACCTGTCGCTCAACCTGGACCGTCGCTTCGATGAGATCTGGATCCGCGGGAAGGCGCAAACCACGGCGCACCAGGAATGTAGCCGGTGCCTGGTCGAGTTTCCCGAGAAACTGGAATTGGAGTTCGACGTCTTCTGTGCTAAGGTCCCGGCCTCGAACGTCCAGGGCCATCCGGCGTTGGATGAAGAAGATGGCGGGGTTCACTTCCACGACGGCCGGACCCTTTCCATCGACGACGAGATCCGGGAAGCGGTGATCCTGGGTCTCTCGATGAAGCCGCTCTGCCGCGAGGACTGCAGGGGCCTCTGCCCGCAGTGCGGCGAGGACCGGAACGCCGGACCCTGCCGCTGCGAACGCGCCGTCGCCCAGGGCGCGGCCCGATAG
- the sucC gene encoding ADP-forming succinate--CoA ligase subunit beta has protein sequence MNLHEFQGKELFRAAGIPVPPGEVARSADDAAAIADRLGYPVVVKAQVLIGGRGKAGGVKIVKNRDEVMREAGRILGMDIRGHVVRQVLITPATDIEKEFYAGIVLDRKFETPLLMVSPSGGVDIEEVARMAPEKILRVHLDGRGLPAYRARAAARFLDPRFAVQKQIVPILTKLAALYHDQDASLAEINPLVVSARGEVAALDAKVVIDDNALDRHAELAGMRDLGAEDPGEVEAREKGLSYVRLDGTIGCVVNGAGLAMATMDLIQYHGGKPANFLDIGGSSNPDKVTAAMNILTRDARVRAVLFNIFGGITRCDDVARGLLTALDRIGMKLPIVIRLTGTNEQEARDLLSARGMTALSDMDEAVRAVIARAAEAA, from the coding sequence ATGAACCTGCACGAATTCCAGGGCAAGGAGCTGTTCCGCGCGGCGGGAATCCCGGTTCCGCCGGGCGAGGTGGCGCGCTCGGCGGACGACGCCGCGGCGATCGCCGACCGTCTCGGCTATCCCGTCGTGGTGAAGGCCCAGGTCCTGATCGGCGGACGCGGCAAGGCGGGCGGCGTGAAGATCGTGAAGAACCGGGACGAGGTGATGCGCGAGGCGGGGCGGATCCTGGGCATGGACATCCGGGGCCACGTCGTGCGGCAGGTGCTGATCACGCCCGCCACGGACATCGAGAAGGAGTTCTACGCCGGCATCGTGCTCGACCGGAAGTTCGAGACGCCCCTCCTCATGGTGAGCCCCTCGGGGGGCGTCGACATCGAGGAGGTCGCGCGCATGGCGCCGGAGAAGATCCTGCGCGTGCATCTCGACGGCCGCGGGCTCCCGGCGTACCGGGCCCGGGCCGCGGCGCGCTTTCTCGACCCGCGCTTCGCCGTGCAGAAGCAGATCGTTCCGATCCTGACGAAGCTGGCCGCGCTCTACCACGACCAGGACGCCTCGCTCGCCGAGATCAATCCGCTCGTGGTCTCCGCGAGGGGCGAGGTCGCCGCGCTCGACGCCAAGGTGGTCATCGACGACAACGCCCTCGACCGCCACGCCGAGCTCGCCGGGATGCGCGATCTGGGCGCCGAGGACCCGGGCGAGGTGGAAGCGCGCGAGAAAGGGCTCTCCTACGTGCGGCTCGACGGCACGATCGGCTGCGTCGTGAACGGGGCCGGGCTCGCGATGGCCACGATGGACCTGATCCAGTACCACGGCGGCAAGCCGGCCAACTTCCTGGACATCGGCGGCTCGTCGAATCCAGACAAGGTGACCGCCGCGATGAACATCCTGACCCGGGACGCGCGCGTGCGCGCGGTCCTGTTCAACATCTTCGGGGGCATCACGCGCTGCGACGACGTGGCGCGAGGGCTCCTGACCGCGCTCGACCGGATCGGCATGAAGCTGCCGATCGTGATCCGCCTCACCGGAACGAACGAGCAGGAAGCGCGGGATCTCCTGAGCGCGCGCGGCATGACGGCCCTGAGCGACATGGACGAGGCGGTCCGGGCCGTGATCGCGCGCGCGGCGGAGGCGGCATGA
- the plsX gene encoding phosphate acyltransferase PlsX — translation MRQQGKGPVIGVDAMGGDLAPRVVIEGALEALGEPGASFDVALIGDEREIQAEADRLGVRDRLPRVIHAAEVIEMAESAAQSVRKKRDSSISVAARLHKSGETDALVSAGNTGAVVAAALFEIGRIAQIHRPAIATVLPTPQGNVVILDVGATSDCKPSHLYQFAVMGSIYARLVLGIERPRVGLLNIGEEAEKGSELYYEAHQLLKRSPIHFVGNVEGKDIILGTADVVVCDGFVGNVLLKFAESVIPSLSTMIKDEISAHPLSMTAGLLLKPAFRRLKRRLDYAEVGGAPLLGVDGTCIIGHGRSNPRAIKNAIKVAARCAEARVADSIRLELERLTPAAA, via the coding sequence ATGCGCCAGCAAGGGAAGGGCCCGGTCATCGGGGTGGATGCCATGGGAGGCGACCTGGCGCCCCGCGTCGTGATCGAGGGCGCGCTCGAGGCGCTCGGCGAGCCGGGCGCCTCGTTCGACGTGGCCCTGATCGGTGACGAGCGGGAGATCCAGGCCGAGGCCGACCGCCTCGGCGTCCGCGACCGTCTCCCCCGCGTGATCCACGCCGCCGAAGTGATCGAGATGGCCGAATCCGCGGCGCAGAGCGTCCGGAAGAAGCGCGACTCCTCGATCAGCGTCGCGGCCCGCCTGCACAAGAGCGGCGAGACCGACGCCCTCGTCTCCGCCGGGAACACCGGCGCGGTCGTCGCGGCCGCCCTCTTCGAGATCGGGCGCATCGCGCAGATCCACCGCCCCGCCATCGCCACCGTGCTGCCGACGCCCCAGGGGAACGTCGTGATCCTGGACGTGGGCGCCACCTCCGACTGCAAACCGTCCCACCTCTACCAGTTCGCCGTCATGGGCAGCATCTACGCGCGCCTCGTGCTCGGGATCGAGCGCCCGCGCGTCGGCCTCCTGAACATCGGCGAGGAGGCGGAGAAGGGGAGCGAGCTCTACTACGAGGCGCACCAGCTCCTGAAGCGGAGCCCGATCCACTTCGTCGGAAACGTCGAGGGCAAGGACATCATCCTCGGCACGGCCGACGTGGTCGTGTGCGACGGCTTCGTCGGCAACGTGCTGCTCAAGTTCGCGGAGAGCGTGATTCCCAGCCTCTCCACCATGATCAAGGACGAGATCAGCGCCCACCCGCTCAGCATGACGGCCGGGCTGCTCCTGAAGCCCGCGTTTCGGCGGCTGAAGCGGCGCCTCGACTACGCCGAGGTCGGCGGCGCGCCGCTCCTGGGAGTGGACGGCACCTGCATCATCGGCCACGGCCGCTCCAACCCGCGCGCGATCAAGAACGCCATCAAGGTGGCCGCGCGCTGCGCCGAGGCGCGCGTGGCCGATTCGATCCGCCTGGAGCTGGAGCGCCTGACTCCGGCGGCCGCATGA
- the fabF gene encoding beta-ketoacyl-ACP synthase II — protein sequence MVRRAIEPRRVVVTGMGVISPLGSDLAPFWKRLTAGESGIGPVTRFDITQYDTRMAGEVKDFRAEDYMDRKDARRADLFVQYAVAGTRKAVAQANIQDGNVDPNRYGVVIGSGIGGIATFEDQHKNLMEKGPSRVSPFFIPMMISDMASGMVSIQFGAKGPNYCTVSACSSGAHAVGDAYRIIQRGEADVMITGGSEAPITPVAFAGFCSMKAMSTRNDEPTRASRPFDSERDGFVMGEGAGILVLEEYEHAKRRGAAALAEIVGYGATGDAHHMTAPAPEGEGAARAMRAAVCDSGLSLESFGYMNAHGTSTPLNDKFETQAIKSVFGEHAKKLAISSTKSMTGHLLGAAGGLETIICVLALQSQCLPPTINYEHPDPDCDLDYVPNTARPVELQSALSNSLGFGGHNVTLALSRTVA from the coding sequence ATGGTGCGTCGAGCGATAGAGCCGAGGCGGGTCGTGGTCACGGGCATGGGGGTCATTTCCCCGCTCGGGTCCGATCTCGCGCCGTTCTGGAAGCGGCTCACGGCGGGCGAGTCGGGGATCGGCCCCGTCACGCGTTTCGACATCACCCAATACGACACGCGGATGGCGGGCGAAGTGAAGGACTTCCGGGCCGAGGACTACATGGACCGGAAGGACGCCCGCCGCGCCGACCTGTTCGTCCAGTACGCCGTCGCGGGCACCCGAAAGGCCGTCGCGCAGGCGAACATCCAGGACGGAAACGTCGATCCCAACCGCTACGGCGTGGTGATCGGCTCCGGCATCGGCGGCATCGCGACCTTCGAGGACCAGCACAAGAACCTCATGGAAAAAGGTCCTTCCCGCGTGAGCCCCTTCTTCATTCCAATGATGATCTCGGACATGGCCTCCGGCATGGTGTCGATCCAGTTCGGAGCCAAGGGTCCCAACTACTGCACGGTGTCGGCCTGCTCCTCGGGTGCGCACGCGGTGGGGGACGCCTATCGGATCATCCAGCGCGGCGAAGCGGACGTGATGATCACGGGCGGCAGCGAGGCGCCCATCACGCCGGTCGCGTTCGCCGGTTTCTGCTCCATGAAGGCGATGTCCACACGCAACGACGAACCGACCCGGGCCTCGCGCCCCTTCGATTCCGAACGAGACGGATTCGTGATGGGGGAAGGTGCCGGCATTCTGGTGCTCGAGGAATACGAGCACGCGAAGCGGCGCGGCGCGGCCGCCCTGGCGGAGATCGTCGGTTATGGCGCTACGGGAGATGCCCATCACATGACCGCGCCCGCCCCCGAGGGTGAGGGTGCGGCGCGGGCCATGAGGGCGGCCGTCTGCGACTCGGGACTGTCCCTGGAGTCGTTCGGCTACATGAACGCCCACGGCACCTCCACGCCACTCAACGACAAGTTCGAAACACAAGCCATCAAGTCGGTGTTCGGGGAACACGCGAAGAAGCTGGCGATCAGCTCGACGAAATCGATGACGGGCCATCTTCTGGGCGCGGCGGGAGGACTGGAGACGATCATCTGCGTCCTGGCCCTCCAGAGCCAGTGCCTTCCCCCGACGATCAACTACGAGCACCCCGATCCCGACTGTGACCTCGACTACGTCCCCAACACTGCACGCCCGGTCGAGCTGCAGTCCGCCCTGAGCAATTCTCTGGGCTTTGGTGGGCACAACGTCACCCTGGCGTTGTCGAGGACCGTGGCATAA
- a CDS encoding beta-ketoacyl-ACP synthase III: MIATARDVHIIGTGSHTPTRVLTNKDLEQIVDTSDEWIQSRTGIKERRISDPATPSSVLATEAAKKALADAKIDGSALDQIIVGTVTGDRVFPSTACLLQDNLGAAKAHAFDISAACAGFLYGLSLGYNAIRVGAAETVLVVGVETLSRIVNWTDRNTCVLFGDAAGAVVLRSTGTPGGILAICLHSDGSLVHLLEMPAGGSLRPPSHETVDQRLHTITMSGNDVFKHAVRAMESVAMECLDASGHTPEELDLIIPHQANLRIIDATARRLGLPQEKVFVNVDRYGNTSSASIPLAMDEARRTGRIGPGSLVELVTFGGGFTWAAAMVQW, from the coding sequence ATGATCGCGACCGCGCGCGACGTCCACATCATCGGCACCGGGTCCCACACGCCCACGCGGGTCCTCACGAACAAGGACCTGGAACAGATCGTCGACACGTCCGACGAGTGGATCCAGAGCCGCACCGGCATCAAGGAGCGGCGGATCTCCGATCCGGCGACGCCCTCGTCGGTGCTCGCCACCGAGGCCGCGAAGAAGGCGCTCGCCGACGCCAAGATCGACGGCTCGGCGCTGGACCAGATCATCGTCGGCACCGTGACGGGGGACCGCGTCTTCCCGTCCACCGCCTGCCTCCTGCAAGACAACCTGGGCGCCGCCAAGGCGCATGCCTTCGACATCTCGGCGGCGTGCGCGGGCTTCCTCTATGGGCTCTCGCTCGGCTACAACGCCATCCGCGTCGGCGCGGCCGAGACCGTGCTGGTGGTCGGCGTCGAGACCCTCTCGCGCATCGTGAACTGGACCGACCGGAACACCTGCGTGCTCTTCGGCGACGCCGCGGGCGCGGTCGTGCTCCGGTCGACCGGAACGCCCGGGGGGATCCTCGCGATCTGCCTCCACAGCGACGGATCGCTGGTCCACCTGCTCGAGATGCCGGCGGGGGGATCGCTCCGGCCGCCGTCGCACGAGACGGTGGACCAGCGCCTTCACACCATCACGATGAGCGGCAACGACGTCTTCAAGCACGCCGTGCGCGCCATGGAATCGGTCGCGATGGAGTGCCTGGACGCATCGGGACACACGCCCGAGGAGCTGGACCTGATCATCCCGCACCAGGCGAACCTCCGGATCATCGACGCCACCGCGCGAAGGCTGGGCCTGCCGCAGGAGAAGGTGTTCGTGAACGTGGACCGCTACGGGAACACCTCCTCCGCCTCGATTCCGCTCGCGATGGACGAGGCGCGCCGGACCGGGCGGATCGGGCCGGGGAGCCTGGTCGAGCTGGTCACCTTCGGTGGCGGCTTCACCTGGGCCGCGGCGATGGTGCAGTGGTGA
- the fabG gene encoding 3-oxoacyl-[acyl-carrier-protein] reductase, producing the protein MSGRFDTRVAVVTGGAKGIGLAVSRRLACEGAKVVLTGRDTAALESAAAEIRAMGAEALPLAADAAREQEADRVCAATLEAFGRADILVNNAGVTKDGLLLRMSDEDWDLVLTTNLKGAFRMMRAFAKPMMKQRWGRIVNVSSVIGLIGNAGQANYAASKAGLLGLTKAVAKELASRHITVNAVAPGFIETSMTEGLGEKVREGLQSQIPLGRLGSPDDVAHAVAFLCSEEAGYVTGQVLPVDGGMVM; encoded by the coding sequence ATGAGCGGACGGTTCGACACGCGGGTCGCCGTGGTGACGGGCGGCGCCAAGGGGATCGGGCTTGCGGTGTCGCGGCGTCTCGCCTGCGAGGGCGCCAAGGTGGTGCTCACGGGGAGGGACACGGCGGCGCTGGAGTCGGCCGCCGCCGAGATTCGCGCGATGGGAGCCGAAGCGCTTCCCCTCGCGGCCGACGCCGCTCGGGAACAGGAAGCCGACCGGGTCTGCGCGGCGACCCTCGAGGCGTTCGGGCGGGCCGACATCCTCGTGAACAACGCGGGGGTGACCAAGGACGGGCTGTTGCTCCGGATGAGCGACGAGGACTGGGACCTGGTCCTCACGACGAACTTGAAGGGGGCGTTCCGGATGATGCGCGCCTTCGCCAAGCCGATGATGAAGCAGCGGTGGGGGCGGATCGTGAACGTCTCGTCGGTGATCGGGCTGATCGGAAACGCGGGGCAGGCCAACTACGCCGCCTCCAAAGCCGGCCTCCTGGGACTGACGAAGGCCGTTGCTAAGGAGTTGGCATCACGTCATATTACGGTGAATGCGGTCGCGCCGGGGTTCATCGAGACCTCGATGACCGAGGGGCTGGGGGAGAAGGTCAGGGAGGGGCTGCAGTCGCAGATCCCCCTGGGCCGACTCGGCAGCCCCGACGACGTCGCGCACGCGGTGGCCTTCCTGTGCTCCGAGGAGGCCGGTTACGTGACGGGGCAGGTGCTGCCGGTCGATGGCGGCATGGTGATGTAG
- the ndk gene encoding nucleoside-diphosphate kinase, with the protein MESTLFMIKPDAVRAGKIGLILAEVEKAGFTVAEMRMVRLTPDRARQFYAVHEGKPFLGDLVSFMSSGPAVPCLLKRENAIKALRDLIGATDPKEAKPGTIRALYAESKQNNAVHASDSPESAATEIPFFFDAVGAAR; encoded by the coding sequence GTGGAATCGACGCTGTTCATGATCAAGCCGGACGCCGTCCGGGCGGGGAAGATCGGCCTGATCCTGGCCGAGGTGGAAAAAGCGGGGTTCACGGTCGCCGAGATGCGGATGGTGCGGCTCACTCCGGATCGCGCGCGGCAGTTCTACGCCGTGCACGAGGGGAAGCCGTTCCTGGGTGACCTGGTGTCGTTCATGTCCTCGGGCCCCGCGGTCCCCTGCCTGCTGAAGCGCGAGAACGCCATCAAGGCGCTCCGCGATCTGATCGGCGCGACCGATCCCAAGGAAGCGAAGCCGGGGACGATCCGCGCGCTCTACGCGGAGAGCAAGCAGAACAACGCCGTCCACGCTTCCGACTCGCCCGAGTCGGCCGCGACCGAGATCCCGTTCTTTTTCGACGCCGTGGGAGCCGCCCGCTAA
- a CDS encoding cyclic 2,3-diphosphoglycerate synthase produces MGAGGRDFHNFNTYFKTRPEYQVVAFTASAQIPGIDDRRYPRSLAGKLYPKGIPIFSEQELPELIRDQDVDLVVFAYSDVSHEYVMHKASWVASLGPDFMIMGPRSTMLQSKVPVIAVNAVRTGSGKSQTTRKVCEVLKGMGKRVVAIRHPMPYGDLGRQGVQRFATYADLDRHKCTIEEREEYEPHIDRGTIVYAGVDYAEILAAAEKEADVIVWDGGNNDFSFYKPDLQIVVADPHRPGHERTYHPGEINTRIADVVVINKVGTTDYTNVEAVRASVQQLNPGAVIVDGASPISVDRPDRIKDRRALVIEDGPTLTHGEMKYGAGVIAAKRWGAREIVDPRPWLVGEIKDTFRQYPGIGALLPAMGYSGTQLRDMERTINACECDVVVIATPIDLRRLVDIKHPTVRVGYELEEIGRPKLEDVIGEFLAARSGKSAARKGAAPVRPGKGRVARAANKPPVPTGRSRGRGKR; encoded by the coding sequence ATGGGCGCCGGCGGGCGCGACTTTCACAACTTCAACACGTACTTCAAGACGCGACCGGAGTACCAGGTCGTGGCGTTCACGGCGTCGGCTCAAATTCCGGGGATCGACGATCGCCGCTATCCGCGGTCTCTCGCCGGAAAGCTCTACCCCAAGGGGATCCCGATCTTCTCGGAGCAGGAGCTGCCGGAGCTGATCCGTGACCAGGACGTCGACCTGGTCGTCTTCGCCTACAGCGACGTCTCCCACGAGTACGTGATGCACAAGGCGTCGTGGGTGGCCAGCCTGGGCCCCGACTTCATGATCATGGGACCGCGCAGCACCATGCTGCAGAGCAAGGTCCCGGTGATCGCGGTGAACGCGGTCCGGACCGGCTCGGGGAAGAGCCAGACCACGCGCAAGGTGTGCGAGGTGCTGAAGGGGATGGGCAAGCGCGTCGTCGCGATCCGCCATCCGATGCCCTACGGCGACCTGGGGCGCCAGGGGGTGCAGCGGTTCGCCACCTACGCCGACCTCGACCGCCACAAGTGCACCATCGAGGAGCGCGAGGAGTACGAGCCGCACATCGACCGCGGCACCATCGTCTACGCGGGCGTGGACTACGCCGAGATCCTGGCCGCCGCCGAGAAGGAGGCGGACGTGATCGTGTGGGACGGCGGCAACAACGACTTCTCCTTCTACAAGCCGGACCTCCAGATCGTCGTGGCCGATCCGCACCGGCCGGGGCACGAGCGCACCTATCATCCGGGGGAGATCAACACCCGGATCGCCGACGTGGTCGTCATCAACAAGGTCGGCACCACCGACTACACGAACGTGGAAGCGGTGCGCGCCTCGGTGCAGCAGCTCAATCCCGGGGCGGTCATCGTGGACGGGGCCTCGCCGATCTCCGTGGACCGGCCCGACCGGATCAAGGACCGCCGCGCGCTGGTGATCGAGGACGGCCCGACGCTGACCCACGGCGAGATGAAGTACGGCGCCGGCGTGATCGCGGCCAAGCGCTGGGGCGCGCGGGAGATCGTCGATCCCCGTCCCTGGCTGGTCGGCGAGATCAAGGACACCTTCCGCCAGTATCCCGGGATCGGCGCCCTCCTCCCCGCCATGGGGTACTCGGGCACGCAGCTCCGCGACATGGAGCGGACGATCAACGCCTGCGAGTGCGACGTCGTCGTGATCGCGACGCCGATCGACCTCCGGCGCCTGGTGGACATCAAGCATCCCACCGTTCGGGTGGGCTACGAGCTGGAGGAGATCGGACGGCCGAAGCTGGAGGACGTGATCGGCGAATTCCTCGCGGCCCGCTCGGGGAAGTCCGCCGCGCGGAAGGGCGCCGCGCCGGTCCGTCCCGGCAAGGGGCGGGTGGCCCGGGCGGCGAACAAGCCGCCGGTGCCGACCGGCCGCTCCCGCGGGCGGGGGAAGCGATGA
- a CDS encoding lmo0937 family membrane protein: MIETIAVLLVVMWLLGMLTHYTLGGLIHILLVLAVIAIIIRLVSGRRPVV; encoded by the coding sequence ATGATCGAAACCATCGCTGTGCTGCTCGTGGTGATGTGGCTGCTCGGCATGCTCACCCACTACACGCTCGGCGGCCTCATCCATATCCTCCTCGTGCTTGCCGTCATCGCGATCATCATCCGTCTCGTCTCGGGGCGGAGGCCGGTGGTCTGA
- the acpP gene encoding acyl carrier protein, with the protein MAAFSEDRVKQIIVDQLGVAPEQVTPEASFIDDLGADSLDTVELVMALEEAFDIEIPDEDAEKMTTVADAIKYLESHVPKNA; encoded by the coding sequence ATGGCAGCTTTCAGCGAAGATCGCGTGAAGCAGATCATCGTGGATCAGTTGGGCGTGGCGCCCGAGCAGGTGACTCCCGAGGCGTCGTTCATCGACGATCTCGGAGCCGACTCGCTCGACACGGTGGAGCTGGTCATGGCCCTCGAGGAGGCGTTCGACATCGAGATCCCCGACGAGGACGCGGAGAAGATGACCACGGTGGCGGACGCCATCAAGTATCTGGAATCCCACGTGCCCAAGAACGCCTAG